From a single Candidatus Omnitrophota bacterium genomic region:
- a CDS encoding PilZ domain-containing protein — protein sequence MKQKLPERRRFLRVNVPLNINVSCSGVSGVTAQVKNVSPVGLGIEILRELKIAQNLDLELFLPGENAPVVLKGIVAWQAKKSLEDSSPYDVGIEIMDISDRDKNKFLKYLCDLLYGSVNDVRC from the coding sequence ATGAAGCAAAAACTACCTGAGAGAAGACGATTTTTAAGGGTCAATGTGCCCTTGAATATCAACGTTAGCTGCAGTGGTGTAAGCGGGGTCACGGCGCAGGTCAAGAACGTATCCCCCGTCGGTCTGGGTATAGAGATCTTAAGAGAGCTTAAGATAGCCCAGAACCTTGATCTGGAACTTTTTTTGCCCGGGGAGAACGCTCCAGTTGTTCTTAAGGGCATTGTTGCGTGGCAGGCAAAGAAAAGTCTTGAAGACAGCTCACCATATGACGTCGGTATCGAGATAATGGATATATCCGACCGAGACAAAAATAAATTCCTTAAATACCTTTGTGATCTTCTTTACGGTTCCGTCAATGATGTCAGGTGTTAG
- the bamE gene encoding outer membrane protein assembly factor BamE has protein sequence MAVAVCMMAMNLVGCAEIDVPSPGRMIKDPLSGGLTRGMSKSQVMNIYGQPGVKRTVESADWGATREEWYYNAKYTGLPVGAGYLTEDLYLYFDGDSLTNISKTPIGTSSTADQDDTQQIK, from the coding sequence ATGGCAGTCGCGGTGTGTATGATGGCAATGAATTTGGTCGGATGCGCGGAGATAGATGTTCCGTCCCCCGGCCGCATGATAAAAGATCCATTAAGCGGAGGTTTGACCCGCGGCATGTCGAAGAGCCAGGTCATGAATATCTATGGCCAGCCTGGCGTAAAACGTACGGTCGAGTCCGCAGATTGGGGAGCGACAAGAGAGGAATGGTATTATAACGCCAAATATACCGGTCTTCCTGTAGGAGCAGGATATCTCACTGAAGACCTGTATCTGTATTTTGACGGGGATAGCCTGACCAACATAAGCAAAACGCCGATAGGGACCAGTTCTACGGCAGACCAGGATGATACACAGCAGATCAAATAA
- a CDS encoding aspartate 1-decarboxylase: MFRTLCKSKITNAVITGKELQYDGSIGIDKTIMEASDILAGEQVHVLNANNGERFTTYVIEEKPNSGRIILYGPAARKGEVGDGLVILSYCLLETKESHNFSMRTISLAKNNQCKIK; this comes from the coding sequence ATGTTTAGGACATTATGTAAGTCAAAGATCACCAACGCGGTCATTACAGGTAAGGAACTGCAATATGATGGCAGTATAGGGATCGATAAGACGATCATGGAAGCTTCGGATATATTGGCCGGAGAACAGGTACACGTGCTTAACGCGAACAACGGAGAGCGTTTCACGACGTATGTTATAGAGGAAAAGCCGAATTCCGGACGGATCATACTGTATGGTCCCGCTGCCCGGAAAGGTGAGGTGGGGGATGGTCTGGTCATTCTTTCCTATTGCTTGCTGGAAACGAAGGAAAGCCATAACTTTTCGATGAGGACCATATCTCTGGCAAAGAACAACCAATGCAAGATCAAGTAA
- the def gene encoding peptide deformylase, translating into MDGLSLRTFPDDCLRKRTEPVTEFGKWLTDVLREMANIMYLNQGCGLAAPQVGLDKNIFVTDVDDDLCFFVNPEIVERSADLEAMDEGCLSLPGVTVRVKRPARIRIQAQDSNGTSFFRDLDGLAARAAQHEYDHLNGRLIIDNLNPIQGFIAKKKLMNIKASADGAIRTCEVVCNARKKDRGRT; encoded by the coding sequence ATGGATGGATTATCTTTAAGGACATTCCCGGACGATTGTCTGAGAAAAAGGACGGAGCCAGTAACAGAGTTTGGAAAATGGCTTACTGATGTTTTGCGCGAAATGGCTAATATCATGTACCTGAACCAGGGGTGTGGTCTGGCCGCTCCCCAGGTCGGTCTCGACAAAAATATATTCGTCACGGATGTGGACGATGACCTGTGTTTTTTCGTCAATCCCGAGATCGTAGAAAGATCGGCGGACCTGGAGGCCATGGACGAAGGATGCCTTAGCCTTCCAGGGGTGACCGTTAGGGTAAAACGTCCGGCAAGGATCCGGATACAGGCTCAGGACAGCAATGGGACCAGTTTTTTCAGGGATCTTGACGGTTTGGCCGCGAGAGCCGCGCAACATGAATACGACCACCTTAACGGCCGGCTTATCATAGACAACCTGAATCCTATACAGGGTTTTATCGCGAAAAAGAAACTTATGAACATCAAGGCCAGCGCTGACGGCGCAATAAGAACATGTGAGGTGGTTTGCAATGCTCGAAAAAAAGATCGCGGAAGAACTTAA
- a CDS encoding GatB/YqeY domain-containing protein, whose translation MLEKKIAEELNLSLKSGDKLKLSVCRMIMSEIKNRKIEERTKDHLSDDLTISVIRKMVKQHLESIDQFEKGGRSDLADKEKQELVILEGYLPAQMPEGEVLVVVEDVVRSTGASSVKDMGRVIKEVMARTQGRADGKTVSDMVRKRLN comes from the coding sequence ATGCTCGAAAAAAAGATCGCGGAAGAACTTAATCTATCCCTGAAAAGCGGCGATAAGTTAAAATTATCCGTTTGCCGGATGATAATGTCGGAGATAAAGAATCGCAAGATCGAGGAGAGGACCAAGGACCATTTGTCCGACGATCTGACGATATCGGTAATACGTAAGATGGTCAAACAACATCTTGAGTCCATCGACCAGTTCGAAAAAGGCGGCCGGTCCGACCTGGCGGATAAAGAGAAACAGGAACTTGTGATACTGGAGGGGTATTTGCCCGCGCAGATGCCTGAGGGAGAGGTCTTAGTAGTGGTTGAGGATGTCGTGAGATCGACAGGCGCTTCCTCTGTCAAGGATATGGGCCGTGTTATTAAAGAGGTTATGGCCCGGACGCAAGGACGCGCTGACGGAAAGACCGTCAGCGATATGGTTAGAAAAAGGTTGAACTAG
- a CDS encoding hemolysin family protein yields the protein MDIIIFCILLGFSAFFSGSETSFLSLDKFRIKQLESDVSPAARRVVSLLSGPYKLLVTILIGNMLVNIAASSVLADAMYALLGEKSLGVSIVSMTVIILIFGEVTPKMFALSNAEHFAKTVSLPLRFFEMLFSPLRLVFVNIAHTILRTFGFKLSSAQQNITLDEIKSFFSLGRTRGVVKEKEQDMIENILEFKELNVADIMTPRINIVALDINAPKEDLVREIKDSQNSRYPAYVHTIDNIVGIIHAKEYLLDPNVPVREILKKPFFAPESMKIDDLLRELQRRHTHLAIVTDEYGVTSGVVTVEDVLEEIVGEIKDERDHEPPPIRKIDQKTYLVDGQTHIDKVNDEIGTELVSDEVDTIGGYFTLKFGRMPQAGDRIECDGFAITVRDVSKNRITSLTFERS from the coding sequence GTGGATATAATAATTTTTTGCATTTTACTCGGGTTTTCCGCATTCTTTTCCGGTTCGGAAACCTCCTTTCTGTCCCTGGACAAGTTCCGTATCAAACAACTGGAATCGGATGTCTCTCCTGCCGCGCGCAGGGTGGTCTCGCTTCTTTCCGGGCCGTATAAGCTGCTGGTTACCATTCTTATAGGCAACATGCTGGTTAACATAGCCGCCAGCTCCGTTCTCGCGGACGCTATGTACGCGCTTTTAGGGGAAAAAAGCCTTGGTGTGTCCATTGTTTCCATGACGGTCATAATATTGATATTTGGCGAGGTTACTCCCAAGATGTTCGCGTTGTCAAACGCGGAACATTTCGCGAAAACAGTCTCGTTGCCGCTCAGATTTTTCGAGATGCTATTTTCCCCGTTACGTCTGGTTTTCGTTAACATTGCTCATACCATTCTCAGGACGTTCGGGTTCAAGCTATCGTCGGCCCAGCAGAATATCACGCTTGACGAGATCAAGTCGTTCTTTTCTCTGGGGAGGACCAGGGGGGTCGTTAAGGAAAAAGAACAGGATATGATCGAGAATATACTGGAGTTCAAGGAGCTGAACGTGGCGGATATCATGACGCCGCGGATAAATATAGTGGCCCTGGACATTAACGCGCCAAAGGAAGACCTGGTGCGTGAGATAAAGGACAGCCAAAATTCGAGGTACCCGGCATATGTCCACACAATAGACAACATTGTGGGTATCATACATGCCAAAGAATATTTATTGGACCCGAACGTGCCCGTCAGGGAGATCCTTAAAAAACCGTTTTTTGCCCCGGAGAGCATGAAGATAGACGATCTCCTGCGGGAATTACAGCGTAGACATACGCATCTTGCTATTGTTACCGATGAATATGGAGTCACGTCAGGGGTGGTTACGGTGGAGGATGTGCTTGAGGAGATAGTCGGAGAGATAAAGGACGAGCGAGACCACGAGCCTCCACCAATAAGGAAGATCGACCAGAAAACCTACCTGGTCGATGGACAGACCCATATTGATAAGGTGAACGATGAGATTGGTACGGAGTTGGTCTCGGATGAGGTGGATACTATAGGCGGGTATTTCACGCTAAAGTTCGGCCGTATGCCTCAGGCCGGAGATCGCATAGAATGTGATGGGTTTGCCATAACAGTAAGGGATGTTTCCAAGAACAGAATAACCAGTTTGACATTTGAGAGATCATGA
- a CDS encoding hemolysin family protein encodes MIPLYTILVVAAIFFHAFFTASEMAFTSVNRVRLRSLVDAGSRPAIRLHDFLKDEGAYLGTTLVGTNISVVISSVLATRIFMEYFPQETVSVLVTLIMVPLTLMFAEIIPKILARQFATTMALRLVYPIGSFNKIFRPVISVVNFIARRIISPIRGGQARTRPTVTKSDLKKLLYLGHEMGTVEAGEVELIHKVLDFGTKKAGSIMVPLYRLSSISAEDPVSDLKKLVALTGFSRIPVYRERKNNIVGIINIYDILYTNGAGVDDMPVQKFMRELVYLDKDDGLDIALARLRHRKQPMGIVADQMSQIVGIVTIEDILEELVGELEDTR; translated from the coding sequence ATGATACCACTTTATACGATACTTGTTGTCGCGGCCATATTTTTCCATGCGTTCTTTACGGCCTCGGAGATGGCGTTCACCAGCGTGAACAGGGTAAGGCTTCGGTCCCTTGTCGACGCCGGCAGCAGGCCAGCTATACGTTTACATGATTTTCTAAAGGACGAGGGCGCTTATCTCGGGACCACCCTTGTCGGGACGAATATCTCGGTTGTCATCTCATCGGTCCTCGCTACGCGTATTTTCATGGAGTATTTCCCCCAAGAGACAGTATCAGTGCTTGTGACTTTGATAATGGTGCCCCTCACCTTGATGTTCGCGGAAATAATCCCCAAGATACTGGCCAGGCAGTTCGCGACCACTATGGCCTTACGTCTTGTATATCCGATCGGCAGTTTCAATAAGATATTCCGCCCCGTGATAAGCGTGGTCAATTTTATCGCTCGTCGCATCATTTCCCCTATAAGAGGAGGGCAGGCCAGGACCAGGCCCACGGTGACGAAAAGTGACCTGAAAAAACTGCTTTATCTCGGGCATGAAATGGGCACGGTAGAAGCCGGCGAAGTGGAACTTATACACAAGGTCCTGGATTTTGGGACAAAGAAGGCGGGATCTATAATGGTCCCTCTTTACAGGCTATCGTCGATATCCGCGGAGGATCCCGTGTCAGACCTGAAAAAACTTGTAGCGCTGACCGGATTTTCCCGGATCCCGGTATACCGGGAACGTAAGAACAATATAGTTGGCATCATAAACATATATGATATACTCTATACGAACGGGGCCGGCGTGGACGATATGCCGGTACAGAAATTCATGCGGGAGCTTGTCTATCTCGATAAAGATGACGGGCTCGATATAGCGCTCGCGAGACTTAGACATCGGAAACAACCGATGGGTATTGTCGCCGACCAGATGTCCCAGATCGTAGGCATTGTGACCATAGAGGATATTCTTGAGGAGTTAGTGGGGGAACTCGAGGACACGAGGTGA
- a CDS encoding radical SAM protein: MNRRNGERGKCGAGMRARVYTYMAHYGEEPPVSGSHGSGTIFFSGCNMSCVYCQNYKFSQAAMGRELSAQELADVMLNLQDKGCHNINLVSPTPYVPQILEALIPAIDRGLSVPIVYNTGGYDLVDVLSDLEGIVDIYLPDMRYADNEWALKFSGIPDYVENNRAVVREMIRQVGTRPVFSGDIMTKGLIVRLLMLPNGISGTDLTLDFLESQVGTDLYLSLMSQYYPAYRADGMPEVSRKIKKSEYDAVLRKMSECGFHNGWIQPFGEFETRFAGENFEPV, from the coding sequence GTGAACAGACGTAATGGAGAACGCGGGAAGTGCGGCGCGGGTATGCGTGCCCGGGTCTATACTTATATGGCGCATTATGGTGAGGAGCCTCCCGTGTCAGGTTCACACGGCTCCGGGACCATATTCTTTTCTGGCTGCAATATGTCATGTGTATATTGTCAGAACTATAAGTTCAGCCAGGCCGCCATGGGGAGGGAGCTTTCCGCCCAGGAGCTTGCGGATGTCATGCTTAACCTGCAGGATAAGGGATGCCATAATATAAACCTGGTTTCCCCGACGCCGTACGTGCCACAAATACTTGAAGCGTTAATTCCGGCTATAGACCGCGGGTTGTCTGTCCCTATTGTGTACAATACGGGAGGGTATGACCTGGTCGATGTACTGTCCGATCTGGAAGGTATCGTGGATATTTACCTGCCGGATATGCGATATGCCGACAACGAATGGGCCCTGAAATTCTCCGGTATACCGGATTATGTCGAAAATAATCGTGCCGTAGTGAGAGAAATGATACGGCAAGTGGGGACCAGGCCGGTATTTTCCGGGGACATCATGACCAAAGGACTCATCGTGCGTCTTCTGATGCTTCCGAACGGGATATCCGGGACAGATCTAACGCTTGATTTCCTTGAGTCACAAGTGGGGACAGATCTTTATTTGAGCCTTATGAGCCAGTACTATCCGGCCTATCGCGCTGATGGGATGCCTGAAGTCTCGCGTAAAATCAAAAAAAGTGAGTATGATGCGGTCCTTCGTAAAATGTCAGAATGTGGGTTCCATAACGGCTGGATACAGCCTTTTGGAGAGTTTGAAACTAGGTTTGCTGGTGAGAATTTCGAGCCTGTTTGA
- a CDS encoding response regulator transcription factor, which yields MEKKKLVAVVDDSPDILKIVSLHLEKAGFLSRCFKNAGSFLNSLKSETPDFLILDLILPDMDGFDVCKHMRSDPALKNIPILMLTAKDEEVDKVLGLELGADDYVTKPFMPRELMARVKTILKRYERPEEESDSTIRFGDLLSIDETRHEVILNGKSLVFTPTEFKILKLLCASPGQVFTREAILKHLWGSEKVVVKRTVDVHIRHIREKLGKYADIVKNVPGVGYKSEL from the coding sequence GTGGAGAAAAAAAAGCTAGTGGCTGTGGTGGATGACAGCCCGGACATCCTGAAAATCGTATCTTTACATCTTGAGAAGGCCGGTTTTTTGTCGCGTTGTTTCAAGAACGCCGGGAGTTTTCTTAACTCCTTGAAGAGTGAAACGCCGGATTTTCTTATACTTGACCTGATCTTGCCTGATATGGACGGTTTTGACGTGTGTAAGCACATGCGTTCAGATCCCGCTCTGAAGAACATTCCCATACTGATGCTTACCGCGAAAGACGAAGAAGTGGACAAAGTCCTCGGGCTGGAATTGGGCGCTGATGATTATGTGACAAAACCATTCATGCCCAGAGAACTTATGGCCCGTGTCAAGACCATCCTTAAACGCTATGAAAGGCCGGAAGAAGAGAGTGACAGTACTATAAGATTCGGTGATCTTTTAAGCATAGACGAAACCCGGCATGAAGTCATTTTGAACGGCAAATCCCTTGTTTTTACCCCTACAGAGTTCAAGATACTCAAACTTCTGTGCGCATCGCCCGGGCAGGTCTTTACCCGGGAAGCTATATTAAAGCATTTATGGGGAAGCGAGAAAGTCGTCGTAAAGCGTACGGTTGATGTACACATACGGCATATACGGGAAAAACTCGGCAAATACGCTGATATAGTAAAGAATGTCCCGGGCGTAGGGTATAAATCCGAACTCTAG